A genomic region of Drosophila kikkawai strain 14028-0561.14 chromosome X, DkikHiC1v2, whole genome shotgun sequence contains the following coding sequences:
- the LOC108080075 gene encoding uncharacterized protein codes for MEQTQKTCENTNEQGIEELPPSDEKDSGPAEPQDRPRGSRRARSLTDEFLAHMRRSLEKNLDEPKEKSSKESIQVVAEEEEPGESTSLQGDNEDDKDKTEASRIYIYATSPHDDEDTKPDQLNDDEEFEENEASVDDPESEIEDSSDSDVDNNV; via the exons ATGGAGCAAACCCAAAAGACATGTGAGAATACCAACGAGCAGGGAATCGAGGAACTACCACCGTCTGACGAGAAGGACTCTGGTCCCGCTGAACCCCAAGACCGGCCACGAGGTTCCCGTCGTGCTCGTAG TCTCACTGATGAATTTTTGGCCCACATGCGGCGGTCTCTTGAAAAGAATCTGGATGAGCCTAAGGAGAAATCGTCTAAAGAGTCCATCCAAG TTGTGGCAGAGGAAGAAGAACCCGGCGAGTCTACTTCTCTCCAAGGAGATAATGAGGACGATAAGGACAAGACAGAGGCATCCCGTATATACATTTATGCAACTTCACCCCATGATGATGAAGACACTAAGCCCGATCAGTTGAATGACGACGAGGAATTCGAGGAAAACGAGGCCTCCGTCGACGATCCAGAGTCTGAAATTGAAGACTCCTCGGACTCTGACGTTGACAACAATGTTTAA